The nucleotide sequence GCAGACAGAGCAGGGCGCTCGCGATCAGATTCACGCGCCGGCTGAAGAGTAAAGACCAGCGCGGGTACTGCTTCGCAGGGCGCTCGCGATCAGATTCACGCGCCGGCTGAAGAGTAAAGACCAGCGCGGGTACTGCTTCGTATACAGGCTGACCATTTGGTGCTCCGCCCAAAAGCCCGATAGCAGTTGAAGATTGACAAGCTTCGTTTGTTCGTGGGGCAGCGGCTCACGACAGATCTAACATTCAGCAGATAAATTTTACTTCCCAAATCAAAAACTGCCTGACACACAGAGAAAAAACCTGCCGCCCACTGCTTTCAATCGCTCCAACACCGACGAGGTCGACATCGGCGGCAGCAAGAACGATGGCTCCCGCCAACACGCCTTCCATCGCAGCAAGGGACAGATCTAATAATGAACTTGTATGTTCGCTAATGATTGCATGGTGTTAAGTGTTAAACTAATCAAGAACCGACATGTCCATGTCAGAGCAATCCGACCAAGGCGGGCAGTAGCTCCCAGCAAGGCGTCATGTGCAAAAGAACGTCCTTGATGGAGTGGAGAATTTAGCAAGCGCTACTATATGCTTTCCATCCTCTTTGGTGGAGTGGAGGTATAGGATGGAGGTATAGGTGTATATATGTACGTATGGAGTGGCGAAACTTTTCAGTGTACTCCCTTCtactaggtgagtaagtcatcttagattgtgcaccgtgaccaaggaggaagggAAAACGAGAGACTTTAATgtctatttgctaattaatagcattgcatgcaatgaactaaccactgcatgtcgtgtttggtagtctcaagtcattaaaaacatgcacACCCTCATTTCTTATTAGTTGATATGTCaaaaaacaagaaacgaggtagaagttaatgtaacgcgcctaagtgttttgggattatttggttttcgtaagatgacttacacacctagacggagggagtatgtgtgaaCGTATTCAATCTAGCTAGGCGCTTAAGCTAATTAACTCCAGGTTATAAAACGCGCGTGGACAACTGTGTCATGGCGGCACAGGAGAGCGGCAGGAGTGCAGAAGTGCGCCGCTTCCTTGGAATCCGGGAGAGGCCGTCGGGCCGGTGGGTGGCCGAGATCAAGGACTCGGTGCACCTGTCGTTGGGCACCTTCGACGTCGTCAGAGGACGCGGCGTGTATTAGAACTAATCTTGATGTTTTATATCTGCATATTTGTTTTAAGTTTTGCATATAGTGTAGATGGTCTAGAGTAGCTAGTCCGGTGTTGCTTCGACAAAGGCATGGCAAGAAGGAGATATGCCAAACTGCCGTGCGATGCGGCGAGCACGGCGAGATGCCGATGGCAGTGTGAAGCTGCAGTGTTGCGTGAGGCAGCAAAGTTGTGTGATGCGACAAGCGCATGGGCCGCAAAGCGAACCGGCTGGCCGAATGGATTAGTTAGATGCATGCAAGTGGTTAGCCAACTTCGTGGGTAAGTAGTGGCCGCATAGAGGTTGTTATCTGGTCAAGGGGTGTGCATGTAGTTAGCTGTTGATTACTTTGCATGCATAAGTTAGTTAGCGCACAAGTTGTGAAGCCACCGATCGTGCAGATCCTGGAGTGATTCTaggtgagagagagggggtcatGTGTGAGTATGTGACTTAGTGGCCTGGCTGTGCTTAGTGCCTGCGTGAGTCACTTGTGTATATATATGTCATATTCAGTAATGAGAAGGGAGGCCGTGAGGGCTGAGCACCAAAGATGTAGCCAATGTATTCATCAAGGAGAGAGCGCCCTGGCAAAGCTAGAGGCTTGTCTTCTccttggggtgtgtgtgtgtgtgttgagttCTTCTCATCAGTGTGAGTTCTTGTGTGAGACAAAATCATGAGAGGGAGATATGTGAGGAAGAAGAGGCGGCGCTGCGAGGAGGCTGCGCCAACAGCGTGCGCCTACCACGAGGCGGCAGGCGTGCTGCGCGGGAACAGCACGCGCACCAACTTCGCTGCACGGCACGGCGCCGCAGCCAGGCTGAGTAAGAGGCAGTACGTCGTGGCGAGGGCGGCCGCGGGCAGGTCGTCGTCGGCGTGCGGTGCCGGGGTGGGCGACCAGTTTGCGCTCGTCGCTGTGTTACGGGACTGGCAGCAGCCGGCGCTCTCGCCGCAGCTGTCCCTAGGCTGCCGCGCCAAGGCAGAGACCGTGCACGTGGCGGCCAACTCGGTGCAGCCCAGCTTCGTCGTGCCGAGCCGAGCGGAGGCGCCGCCGCCGTCGGTAACAGTGGGAGAAGCTGGAGACGATCTTTGGGCCACCGACGTTTTGGAGTTGGACGGCAGCACGGAGACGAGCGCAAAGAAGGCGTTTAAGGTGTTATCGTCTGTGATCGTGCCGTCCAAGTTCGGTGCACCGCCGGAGTCGTTTGGCCTCGACGGTTTGTAGCAAGGAACGTCCGCGCGTTTCGTTTGCATGCACGGTGCACTCCGGCTCCCTTTGCTTGCACGACCATCTCCTAAACCCTCCATTATTTTCATCAACTTCTTAGTGTAGCGcaggggcaaagaagaggaagGATCTTGTTATATGCAAAGCCAGAGCTGAGCAGCGGCTTTACTTATTGCATGCATCTTTCCGTAGCTGGACGGCGTCTTTTCTTCTGCAACAAATTAGAGAACCCATCCAAGTGGCTTCGATTTGCCGCAAACGCTGCCGAACCATGTCCAATGAGCTAGGCCAAAAGGGCAAGTTTTAGAGAGCCGGACGGGTGTCAGAACCTTTCAGTAATTGGCCTCCACCGGCCACTGAAACTTTTTGTCGAAAGCAGCTCCTGTCCTGCACATACAAAGAGCGCAGGGAGCAACAACAAAGCAAGAaagtaattactccctccgtctaggtgagtaagtcatcttaggttgtgcaccgtgaccaaggaggagggaaaAACGAGAggcattaatgtttatttgctaattaatagtattgcatgcaatgaactaaccattgcatgtcgtgtttgatagtccCAAGTCATTAAAATCATGCACACCCCTCGCTTCTTATTGGttaatatgtcaagaaacaagaaacgaggtagaagttaatgcaccgcgcctaaatgttttggaattatttggttttcgtaaaatgacttacacacctagacaaaGGGAGTAGAAGAGTTGGACGATGGCGTTAGACGTTAGTAATTAGAAGCCCATACGGTTGGTTGCATGCCAAGGTCTCTTTCCTCTGCAAATTACAGTTAATCATCCGGGAGGTTCATTACTACAGGACGGTGCAGAACAGTATTCAATTCACCTAGGCTAAATATGGCAAATCTTACACCCCTGTTCCGGCTCGTCACAAGACCATCTTGCTACTCTCAAACGGTTCCCAACAGTGCACAACTTGCTAGACGAAAATAGCAGCTTCAACACTACCAGCCAAGTACACCGCGGCGTCGAACTTTTGGTAAGAGGTAAAAGCACCAGAGGTACCCTAACTTGCATAGAATGTAATGATTTAATCCCAAACTTGTAAAATGCAACTCCATCATACCTCAACTTGCACtgcatgtgatgatttagtccccgGCCTATCACAGCGTGACAAGTAGCAACCAGCTGGCCGGACCAACCGTTGCCCGCACTTTTGCAAACAACACCCTGCTATTTTGCCTAATCAACCTACAGTACATGGCCACCTAATTAAATCTGTCTCCGATTCCCTGCTGTGGATGATGCCCCCGTTCTTTAGGGGGTATTTGGTTGCCTGGGTGCCTCTAGCCTGCATCGCATGGGGGTCCTGGGTGAGCCTAGCCTGGTTGAGCTAATGCAAAGATGAGTCGAGATGTGTGTTTGGTGGACTGTATGATATAGGTGCACGAGAGATGCAATATATAGCAGATATTGTTTGGTAGGCTGCATTTGACCTTAATTATGTGATTCCTTTCTCTTCCAATAGAAGATGCATTTAATGAGATGGAATTACACGGACTGCAGGTACTTACAGATCAAGGCTACGGCATGAGCTTACATTAGCCATCAAAAAATTAGAAACGGACAAAGACATGCATCCACGCATAGATGAACCTGCGGCTAGATCTACTAGAACATCCTACAAACTACAGACGAAATCGACATGCATCACCGCAAAAAGAGCCTAAAACTCGATCTACTCACAGACTGCTACTACggcgggtggcgtggcgagcttgTCTCCAGAGCCGGATACGCTCGGCTACTGCAGAGTTCGGCGCCGTTGGGGCGGCGGTGGAACCCGACGAGTCTAGGCGGGGAGGCGAGCCACCGGCATGGCGTGGGGAAGCGCCGACGCCGGAGATCGGACTGGTGGCGGGCGAGGGAGCTCCGACCAGCTACACACGCGGGGGCtaagtcggtggcggcggcggattggtgTTCTCCGATCCGATGTGTATGAgcgagaagaggaaaggaaaataAGGGAAGTTGTGGTCGAGGAGCGGATGCAGGCGCGGGCCTGGCTCCCGCGTATGCCCGATTCCTGCGTTCCCCCCAGCCGCTTGGCTCAGGGGGCTGCTTTTGCATCGATCAGGCCAGGCTGAGGAGGCCACACAGGGAACCAATCACACTCGAATTTGCACAGCGGGTGCGAGCCAGGTGCGGCCCAACCATCCAAACACGCCCTAAGGTCTCTACAGTGGTGATCTTTTTTCTTGGACGGTCTTCTCTTACCTCAATGACGCAAAGAGAGAAACATTATCCACAGCCTCTCAGCAATGTATAGCTTACAgcacttgtagtcgtcgctaggtggtctacggatctggatgtaatttttatttctggtgttcgttgtactgccatgattgaagatgaatagattggaagttgttcgcaaaaaaaaaagaacagcAGAGGTTTCAGAAAAATCAACAAACAGAGAAACATAGTTTGGACACAAGTATGAGTAGCTCAAGTTTAAATGTAACTCAAACGACAACCAAGAAAAGTGAGAGAAGGATTAGCTTTCTGATTTGCCCTTCATGTAACTCAAATGTTTGACTTGATTGGCCAATGcaggaaaagaaaaataattaagcAGGGCATACTTCCGATTAGTAACAAGTGACATCTAGAAGCAGAGAGACTTGAGCAAAGTTAACTGAAATAATGACTCAGAAAACAAACTCATTTCATAGTAATCGGCCAAACAAGAGATGTGTAGCTCAAATTGAACCAGGAGAAGGCCGGGGGGACGCATCATCGTTGTAAGTTTTCACTTGATGTAACAACTCACTGGCGAAAGTTATACGTGAATTCACAGGCCAGCCATTAGTGAATTGCTAAAACTCACAGTAGAAATGGGTGCGCCTTGTCACTTCATTACAGTGTCAGTAAAACTCACAGTTGGCTCGGTGTACAaagcagaaaaagaagaagagggtgTCAGGAACAGCTTACAGCACAGGCGAGTCAAGAACAGAGATCATTGAGAGAAGTAGAAGGCCTCAGGCACGCACTAGCGTTCAATTTTGCACATCATTTAACAGATATTTTACCCGTTCAGCATCACGATGTTTCAGCACATCATCGGCCAAACAACAGAACAGCATGCAAGAGCAGCCCCGCCGCCGGCACAAGCACCACGCGGAGCCAGCCAGCCGAGCAGCACCAAACCCACCGCGGGAGCCAGATCCGACAACCCCGCGCACCAGCAGTCGAAGCCACACCAGTATGCTGGGGCTGAGCatgcaacgcctctgagtgaccaactgaagcagttggtcgaactccacaaggcggccgaagtggctatgaaagatctc is from Triticum aestivum cultivar Chinese Spring chromosome 1B, IWGSC CS RefSeq v2.1, whole genome shotgun sequence and encodes:
- the LOC123093202 gene encoding uncharacterized protein, which gives rise to MRGRYVRKKRRRCEEAAPTACAYHEAAGVLRGNSTRTNFAARHGAAARLSKRQYVVARAAAGRSSSACGAGVGDQFALVAVLRDWQQPALSPQLSLGCRAKAETVHVAANSVQPSFVVPSRAEAPPPSVTVGEAGDDLWATDVLELDGSTETSAKKAFKVLSSVIVPSKFGAPPESFGLDGL